From the genome of Bacilli bacterium:
GCAAATTTTCGTTACCGTTAATCATACGCTTACAAATCTCGCGGAATCTACCGTTATGAAAGAAGCCTTAAACAGCAATTTGGACGCGGGCGATTTTCAACTGTACAACAATTTGCGCAAAGAAATCGGGTTTCTGCAATCATTCGACACGAAAGTGGAAGATGTAATCATCTTGAACCGGAAAATGAACTGGCTCGTCAAAAATTCCGGCGTGTACCGGTTAAATTCACATAAAGATGAAAACATGTATGAATCTTATTTTTCCATGGAAAACAATTCCGCGTGGAAATTGCTGCGCAATGCCGATTTTAGCGACTCCATCTCGTCGTCCGATTGCCCTTACACCATCAGCCTTGTCCGCAAACTTCCGTCCAGGGAATCCACCAAATTCGGCCTGGCATTTGCCAACATTCCCGCTTGCAGTATTGCCGACATGATAGATTCCGCGCACGATTCAAGCGAGGTGATGATCCTTGACCCCGATTTTCACATCGTCGCGGGGCAAGATCGCGCAATGTTGGGAAAAACACTTTGGGACGCCGGATTTCCCGATAACCCGGACTTGTTTGCCGGGCATTCGGGGCAGTTCATGACAAACCAAAACAACCGGCCCTACTCCATCACTTACATGCGGTCGCCGTTAAACGGCTGGATTTATTTATCGTCCACGTCGATTTCGCAATTGACAAGGCAGTCCAAACGCATCGGCTGGTTCACATTTTATGTCTGCATGGCGATCATCCTGTTATCCGTACTGTTTGTTTGGTTCGCTACCAAAAAATTATATTCTCCGATCCGCAATGTGGTGAAATTCATTGAAGAGCTTGCTTCGGTGAACAATAAAAGCAAAAAAAATGAAATGCAGATCATCGAGGAGCAATTGCGGGAATTGTTTTCTTCAAATTCGAAATTGGAAAGCGAGCTGAGCGAACATAAACGCCAGGTATTATACCTGTTTTTAAACCGTCTGTTCACGGGCAGTTTGCCCAAAAAAGAAATCGATGCCAATCTGGAATACTTTCATTTGCGGCAAAAAGTTGAGACATGGGAATATATGTCCATCCTTACGTTGCAGGTCGATACGCTGGAAAATACACGCTATGAAATCAGGGATATCGAGCTGCTTCATTTTGCGGTGACCAATATTGTGGAGCACACGATCCCGTCCCGACATGCTCTCAATCCGATCTGGCTCGACCAGACTTTGGTGGTTCTGATTGGTTCCAACCATGAAAATGTAAACGAGATGGATCATTTTGTCTACAATATGACGGAAGCGCTGCAAAAAAACATCGGTGATTATTTGAAAGTGTGCGTCAGTATCGGAATCAGCCGTTCTTTTCAGAAAATCATGGATGCCCCGCGGGCTTTTCTGGAGGGGATTGAAGCTTTAAAACAGCGCATCAAATTGGGAAAAGGCGTTATCATCCCGTACGGAATTCATAATCGGTCGCAGCAAACGCTCAGTTATCAATATCCGCAGCATTTGGAAAACGATTTTTTGGACAGCGTCAAAATTGCCGATCAGGCAGAAACACTGCGCATTTTGCGCATGTGGATGGACGCGGTGTTTGATCAGGCGCAAACTCCGCATGACTGCCAAATTTCCTTGATGCAACTTTTGAATCATCTGTTGGTTTTGAAGCAGGAAGCGGGCATCAGCTTTGAACAGATCGGCGTGCAGCATAGTTCCCTGTATGAGGAACTGCTTTCCCTCAACACGCGGGAGGATGTCGAAGAATGGTTTATAAAGCGGCTTGTTCTGCCGCTTGTGAAGGTTTTTGCGGATCGCCGCGATTCGCAGTATCACAATTTATCCGAGCAAATCATCGATATTATCCAAAATAATTACGATACAAATATCACACTGGAAGATTGCGCCGCCAAACTGCACTATAATGCGAACTATTTAAGCAGCGTATTTAAAAAGGAAACGAACGCCACATTCAGCGAATATTTGGTCAATTACCGGTTCAATATGTCGAAAAAGTGGCTGTTGGAAACCAATATGACTGTAAAGGAAATTGCGGAAAGATTGCAATACCATAACGCCCAAAACTTTATCCGTTCTTTCCGCAAAAAGGAAGGCGTAACTCCGGGACAATTTCGCGAACAGCATCGCAACCGTTAGTTCTGATAGCCCGTTCCGTAAACAGGATAATCATAAAATCAGTTTTTTGTCCGATTTTGCGGCAAACATATTTGGAAAGCGCTTTATTGGCGGATTCATGAGTTCAGGATTATATGCGTAACGACCGACTTGCGTTTATGATAACGGTGGTTCAATCATTTTCCAAAAAAATGGAGGTCGAACAAATGAAGCTCGGAAAAAAGCTGTTTGTCATCATGTGCATACTCGCGTTGACCATCAGTTTGCTTGCAGCATGCAGCAAAAATAATGAAAAGGAGGCGACGAGTTCTCCGACCGATACCGGCGGCGCGACCACGCAATCCAGCGCCAAGCCGGAGGAGCCGTATAAAATTACCATTATGGCGCCAATGAAAGAAACCGATATTCCATCGGAAAAGGTTTTAAAAATCGTCGAAGAAAAGACGGGCTATGATTTGGAATATCAATGGGTTCCGGACGGCAACTATGAAGAGAAACTGAACACGTCGCTTGCTACCGGTTCATTCCCGCAAGTTGTCTACATGAAAAACCAGGATACGTTCATACAATTTAAAGAGGCGATTCGCAACGGCCAGTTTTGGGAGATCGGCCCTTATCTGAAAGATTTTCCGAATTTAAGCAAGCTGCATCAGGAAATTCTGGACAATACAAAAGTAGATGGCAAGCTCTACACTTTGTATATGGGCAGAGACTTGGCAAGACAAGGCGCGATTTACCGGAAAGACTGGATGGATAAGCTCGGTATGAAACCGCCGACCAATACGGATGAGTTGTTCGATTTGCTGAAAGCGTTCACGGAAGACGACCCTGACGGCAATAACAAAAACGACACGTTCGGTTTGACGGATCGCAACGATCTTGTTTACGGCGCATTTAAAACCGTCGCTTCCTGGTTCCATACGCCGAATAACTGGGGTGAGAAGGACGGGCAACTGCTGCCGGAA
Proteins encoded in this window:
- a CDS encoding extracellular solute-binding protein, with translation MKLGKKLFVIMCILALTISLLAACSKNNEKEATSSPTDTGGATTQSSAKPEEPYKITIMAPMKETDIPSEKVLKIVEEKTGYDLEYQWVPDGNYEEKLNTSLATGSFPQVVYMKNQDTFIQFKEAIRNGQFWEIGPYLKDFPNLSKLHQEILDNTKVDGKLYTLYMGRDLARQGAIYRKDWMDKLGMKPPTNTDELFDLLKAFTEDDPDGNNKNDTFGLTDRNDLVYGAFKTVASWFHTPNNWGEKDGQLLPEFMFPEYVQTMDWFKKVRDAGYMNKEFPVTSKTDQRNLFYNGKAGVYIGAMTDAKTLQNETQKNFPNAVVDVFSHVNGPDGKYTTWSIPGYGNVLMFPKASVKTEDDLKKILGYFDKTMTPEIANLLYWGIEGEHYTLNDGMAQEISGATDLINKDVREYRNS
- a CDS encoding AraC family transcriptional regulator is translated as MRNRSLLTKLVIFGCILSIFPVIVIGTFSYIQSSKQVQKEINKDKLDYVKQLNSNVEQIFVTVNHTLTNLAESTVMKEALNSNLDAGDFQLYNNLRKEIGFLQSFDTKVEDVIILNRKMNWLVKNSGVYRLNSHKDENMYESYFSMENNSAWKLLRNADFSDSISSSDCPYTISLVRKLPSRESTKFGLAFANIPACSIADMIDSAHDSSEVMILDPDFHIVAGQDRAMLGKTLWDAGFPDNPDLFAGHSGQFMTNQNNRPYSITYMRSPLNGWIYLSSTSISQLTRQSKRIGWFTFYVCMAIILLSVLFVWFATKKLYSPIRNVVKFIEELASVNNKSKKNEMQIIEEQLRELFSSNSKLESELSEHKRQVLYLFLNRLFTGSLPKKEIDANLEYFHLRQKVETWEYMSILTLQVDTLENTRYEIRDIELLHFAVTNIVEHTIPSRHALNPIWLDQTLVVLIGSNHENVNEMDHFVYNMTEALQKNIGDYLKVCVSIGISRSFQKIMDAPRAFLEGIEALKQRIKLGKGVIIPYGIHNRSQQTLSYQYPQHLENDFLDSVKIADQAETLRILRMWMDAVFDQAQTPHDCQISLMQLLNHLLVLKQEAGISFEQIGVQHSSLYEELLSLNTREDVEEWFIKRLVLPLVKVFADRRDSQYHNLSEQIIDIIQNNYDTNITLEDCAAKLHYNANYLSSVFKKETNATFSEYLVNYRFNMSKKWLLETNMTVKEIAERLQYHNAQNFIRSFRKKEGVTPGQFREQHRNR